The DNA sequence AAGGTCTGGAGATATTCTCATGAAGGCTTCTCAGAAGTGAGATCTCACGATTTGAGGCCTCGAAATTCATCAGCGTAGCTTATCACCGTGTGTGCAGATTGCTCTAATTCCCTTTCTCCATTGACGCCGAACGACTCTCCTTCGCATTATTGAGATTCAGTCTTCATTTAGTGAATCTTTAGTAACCCGATGAATCCAAAAAAACTCACTCTCTCACTACTCGCCAGTGCTCTGACGCTTTCTGTTTTATCGGCAGATGACACAAGCCTCGACGAAGGTTTGAGCAAATCTGAATTGTTGGAGCAATTGGAAGAAGGAGGTCTCATTCTCTACATCCGGCATGCAACGACGGAAAAAGACTATGCCGATCAAGTTTCCGCAGACGTAAACGATGGTTCGACGCAAAGAGTCCTCAGTGAAGCGGGTTGGCACGAAGCTGTGCACATCGGAAATGCCGTTCGGTTTTACAACATTCCGGTCGGGATTGTCCTGAGCAGTGAGTATTTTAGAGCATGGCAAACCGCATGGCTCGCCTTCGGCGAATACGAGAAGAATCCCGACTTCAACTTCTTGCCGTTCGAGGACTACACTCCTGAGCAGTTTGCCGAGATGAAGAAAAGAGTTGCTCCCTACTTGTCTGCTATACCTGCCGACGGGACCAACACCGTAATCGTTGCCCATGACGATCCATTTGAAGCCGCAACCGGTATCTATCCCGAACCGCAAGGAGTGACGTTTGTCTTGAAACCTCTTGGCGATGGCTACCAAGTGCTGGGGTCAATCGCTCCCGACGCCTGGTAGACTTCTCTTAGTTGCTACAATCACAGCTGCCTCCACCGCAGCACCCACCCCCCGAAGAAGGACTGCCACTGGAACCTCGCGCCGTTGAGGGACCGACAGAGAACCCGGAATACACTTTTCTCAACTCTTCACCAGTTTCGGGGTGATGGGTGAGAGGTTTATCCTTGATTGACTGAGAAAACTCAAAACGCCTTGGCTTCTCACCCCTTTTTCTCGGGACGGTTTCGTATTCGTAGTTCGGCATTTCCCAATTTTTGCTGATCGTAGCAAGACCGAGAGACCTTCAGATGATCACCTGTTTCCGGCTCCACTGGCAGCCTGCTGGACTGGAACTCCCGGCTCTCGAGCACGGCTCCTTCTGAATTGATATCGATTTAATTCAGCGAGGGATAGCTGATCCACCAGATCCTCAAACCTCACCGCCGGTCGGTCAGCAACAACCGACTCCCGATTGGCACTGTGGTGGAGAGTGTTGAAGCGAATACGCTCCAGATTTGATGATGCGAAGAGCAG is a window from the Verrucomicrobiota bacterium genome containing:
- a CDS encoding histidine phosphatase family protein, giving the protein MNPKKLTLSLLASALTLSVLSADDTSLDEGLSKSELLEQLEEGGLILYIRHATTEKDYADQVSADVNDGSTQRVLSEAGWHEAVHIGNAVRFYNIPVGIVLSSEYFRAWQTAWLAFGEYEKNPDFNFLPFEDYTPEQFAEMKKRVAPYLSAIPADGTNTVIVAHDDPFEAATGIYPEPQGVTFVLKPLGDGYQVLGSIAPDAW